The nucleotide window TATTATGAGAGCGAGGCCGTTATGAGGCCCCTTGTTTCAGCACGTTGCGCGTATCCTGCGCAACGTCGGTAGTAATTAAGTCCGCGCCTTTGTACTTCTTCACGATTTTGCCGTCGGGCGCGACCAGGAAAACATAATCGAGCGCGTCCATGATTTTGGCCGGCTCCTCCTCTCTGCCCACCACCGGCAAGCCAAAGCGCCCGAGCATCCAATCGATATTGTCGGGAGAGCCGGTCAGCAGGTCCAGCGCGAGGTGTCGAGGTGCATATCTCTGGCATAGCGAGCCAGCCGCTTCGGTCCATCGAAGACCGGGTTGTAGGTTACCAGTACGAATTGAACGTTCTGCCCCTGCGCCGCTCCGAGTTCGTCTGCGACCCGATGCAGATTGTTGGTGGTAAGTTGGCACATGCCGGTGCAGGCGGTGTCGATGAAGGCGATGAGCAGGGGCTTGCCAGTCAAGGATCTGGCTTCGACCGGCTTGGCATCCTGGTTGAAGAGCACCAGCTTTGGCGAAACC belongs to Candidatus Binatus sp. and includes:
- a CDS encoding SCO family protein encodes the protein MKSRFAVSIRRHAMYALAIAAAVSFAACGGRATNSAPSLGPGLQGVSPKLVLFNQDAKPVEARSLTGKPLLIAFIDTACTGMCQLTTNNLHRVADELGAAQGQNVQFVLVTYNPVFDGPKRLARYARDMHLDTSRWTC